From Polaribacter butkevichii, a single genomic window includes:
- a CDS encoding phosphatase has product MKNYFKLVIALFMMAATSTVLISCEPEDGKDGIDGVDGVDGKDGINGENGKDASVFLATSKTPSLLKVTNDFLHLKITPLLTSEDVIPNTPDFVYGSMADGAGLINNGDETFTLINNIEADYSIARILLNKNLRPFHGEYILNATATAQTAQCSGTLISPEEHGFGPLYLSGGEWGGASKGVFLTDPTKSPDDASTGELLSALGQWSTENAVPIGKDAYADKTVIFIGDDHSDNTVPSGQLGMYVGNRGDLNGGKLYGLKVTSTGVDFEMDMAEGTEYNAEFVELEEREINALDTEAKTKNVMGFSRLEDIDWRRGSAANQREIYFCVTGRDKPDLIGKGSVLGRVYKVVLNETDPTGACKITCVLDGDKIGGKAAGFHSPDNILVTENYAYIQEDPNGYLDTAVNGYAKLYQYNLTTGAIKTVLECDQNRAASIGYGSTARRWEITGMIDVTDVVNNGDNNFLVITQNHGWEPADGTSFTDPNANPDLANRKEGSMLYLIKGLER; this is encoded by the coding sequence ATGAAAAATTATTTTAAACTAGTAATTGCACTTTTTATGATGGCAGCCACTAGTACAGTATTAATTAGCTGTGAGCCAGAAGACGGAAAAGATGGTATTGACGGAGTGGATGGTGTTGATGGTAAAGACGGTATTAATGGAGAAAATGGTAAAGATGCTTCTGTTTTCTTAGCAACTTCAAAAACACCTAGTCTTTTAAAAGTTACAAACGATTTTTTACACTTAAAAATTACTCCTTTATTAACTTCTGAAGACGTAATACCAAATACTCCAGATTTTGTATACGGATCTATGGCTGATGGTGCAGGTTTAATTAACAACGGAGATGAAACCTTTACTTTAATAAATAATATTGAAGCAGATTATTCGATAGCACGTATTTTATTAAACAAAAATTTAAGACCATTTCATGGAGAATATATCTTAAATGCAACAGCTACGGCTCAAACAGCACAATGTTCAGGAACATTAATAAGTCCGGAAGAACATGGATTTGGTCCTTTGTATTTATCTGGTGGTGAATGGGGAGGAGCATCTAAAGGTGTGTTTTTAACAGACCCTACAAAAAGTCCTGATGATGCTAGTACAGGAGAATTATTGTCTGCTTTAGGGCAATGGTCTACAGAAAATGCAGTACCAATAGGTAAAGATGCTTATGCAGATAAAACAGTTATTTTTATTGGAGATGATCACTCAGACAATACAGTTCCTTCTGGTCAATTAGGGATGTATGTTGGAAATAGAGGAGATTTAAATGGAGGAAAATTATATGGCTTAAAAGTAACTTCTACTGGTGTTGATTTTGAAATGGATATGGCAGAAGGAACAGAATATAATGCAGAATTTGTAGAATTAGAAGAAAGAGAAATTAATGCGTTAGACACAGAAGCTAAAACAAAAAACGTTATGGGATTCTCTAGATTAGAAGATATCGACTGGAGAAGAGGCTCTGCAGCAAACCAAAGAGAAATATATTTCTGTGTTACAGGACGTGATAAACCAGATTTAATTGGTAAAGGAAGCGTTTTAGGACGTGTATACAAAGTTGTTTTAAATGAAACAGATCCTACAGGAGCTTGTAAAATTACCTGTGTATTAGATGGTGATAAAATTGGTGGTAAAGCAGCTGGTTTTCACTCTCCAGATAATATCTTAGTAACAGAAAACTATGCATACATACAAGAAGATCCAAACGGGTATTTAGATACTGCTGTTAATGGGTATGCTAAATTATATCAATATAACTTAACTACGGGTGCTATTAAAACCGTTTTAGAATGTGATCAAAATAGAGCTGCAAGTATTGGATACGGAAGCACTGCTAGAAGATGGGAAATTACAGGGATGATTGATGTAACAGATGTTGTTAACAATGGTGATAATAACTTCTTAGTAATAACACAAAACCATGGATGGGAACCTGCAGACGGAACTTCTTTTACAGATCCTAATGCAAACCCAGATTTAGCAAACAGAAAAGAAGGTTCTATGCTTTATTTAATTAAAGGTTTAGAAAGATAA